The Bifidobacterium eulemuris genome includes a window with the following:
- a CDS encoding DUF3180 domain-containing protein yields MNARRTPWWYYLIAIVLGLMGGAGIAVYDERSGASLLGAPWFVSVLLAVLGIIVLVLALQVHKYATTDPRKRPNTFVNPTLAVYTLVLAKALGLAGAALAGWYGGQALLSIAHMEADYYTQVVLECAFAVVVCLADMVIGIVGEWLCQLPPTEGAEHPKMKKAARDRRMAGAVSKSAD; encoded by the coding sequence ATGAACGCACGACGTACCCCATGGTGGTATTACCTGATCGCCATCGTGCTCGGCCTGATGGGCGGCGCCGGCATCGCCGTCTACGACGAGCGTTCCGGCGCGTCGTTGCTCGGCGCGCCCTGGTTCGTTTCCGTGCTGCTGGCCGTGTTGGGGATCATCGTGCTCGTGCTGGCCCTGCAGGTGCACAAATACGCCACCACCGATCCCCGTAAGCGGCCGAACACGTTTGTGAATCCCACGCTGGCCGTATACACGCTGGTGCTGGCCAAAGCCTTGGGACTCGCAGGCGCGGCGCTCGCCGGATGGTATGGCGGCCAGGCGCTGCTGTCCATCGCGCATATGGAGGCGGACTATTACACGCAGGTCGTGCTCGAATGCGCGTTCGCCGTGGTGGTCTGTCTGGCCGATATGGTGATCGGCATCGTGGGGGAGTGGCTGTGCCAGTTGCCTCCCACCGAAGGCGCGGAGCATCCCAAAATGAAGAAGGCGGCCAGAGACCGCCGGATGGCCGGTGCCGTCTCCAAATCCGCCGACTGA
- a CDS encoding acyl-CoA thioesterase, whose product MTDTATTTPLDHLVNVLRLGRPSDYRNHTYVNGESLYFPTGRVYGGQVIAQAMMAAAKTVSPSRLPHSIHGYFIAAGDIRQDLLFDVETLRDGRSFSARRVNVTQAEGPILTAIASFQESGQSGVEFADPMPADVPAPETLTSAKELMAPYAEHSPFANYYAQKSPFDIRHVTPTIMLGADNESAKRDSGKQMVWMKVDGTADAPQVMHRAILAMECDQVMMEPVLRRAGLSISTPGISYASIDHSMWWYRDIDINQWHLYVQDTPTAAHGRGLGTAKVYSRDGELVAAMAQEAMIRVPQQ is encoded by the coding sequence ATGACCGATACCGCCACGACCACACCTCTGGACCATCTGGTGAACGTGCTGCGGTTGGGAAGGCCCTCCGATTACCGCAACCACACGTACGTCAACGGCGAAAGCCTCTACTTCCCCACCGGCCGCGTCTACGGCGGCCAGGTGATCGCGCAGGCGATGATGGCCGCGGCGAAAACCGTCTCTCCGAGCCGCCTGCCGCATTCGATCCACGGCTACTTCATCGCGGCCGGCGACATCCGCCAGGATCTGCTGTTCGACGTCGAAACGCTGCGCGACGGCCGCTCGTTCTCCGCGAGGCGGGTGAACGTGACGCAGGCCGAGGGGCCGATCCTCACCGCGATCGCCAGCTTCCAGGAGAGCGGACAGTCCGGCGTGGAATTCGCCGATCCCATGCCCGCCGACGTTCCGGCACCCGAAACCCTGACCAGCGCCAAGGAGCTCATGGCCCCGTACGCCGAGCATTCCCCGTTCGCGAACTATTACGCGCAAAAGTCACCGTTCGACATCCGTCACGTGACGCCCACGATCATGCTGGGTGCCGACAATGAGTCCGCGAAGCGTGATTCCGGCAAGCAGATGGTGTGGATGAAGGTGGACGGCACGGCGGACGCGCCGCAGGTGATGCATCGCGCGATCCTCGCGATGGAATGCGACCAGGTGATGATGGAGCCGGTGCTGCGCCGCGCCGGATTGAGCATCTCCACGCCGGGCATCTCCTACGCCTCGATCGACCATTCGATGTGGTGGTACCGCGATATCGACATCAACCAGTGGCATCTGTACGTGCAGGACACGCCGACCGCCGCGCACGGCCGCGGCCTGGGCACGGCGAAGGTCTATTCGCGCGATGGCGAGCTGGTGGCGGCGATGGCCCAGGAGGCCATGATCCGCGTTCCGCAGCAGTAA
- the ettA gene encoding energy-dependent translational throttle protein EttA: protein MAEFVYQMIKARKAFGDRVILDDVTLSFLPGAKIGVVGPNGMGKSTLLKIMAGIETVSNGEASLTPGFTVGILQQEPPLDDTKTVGENIKMAFGEIAQKVARFNEIGEEMANPDADFDALMDEMGKLQNDIDAADGWDLDSQLEQAMDALQCPDPDTPVNVCSGGERRRVALCKLLLEAPDLLLLDEPTNHLDAESILWLEQFLHQYKGAVIAVTHDRYFMDNVAEWICEVDRGHLYPYKGNYTTYLETKAKRMEIQGAKDAKLAKRLKDELDWVRSSPKARQAKNKARLERYDQMEQEARNNKKLDFSEIQIPAGPRLGSMVLEANHIHKAFGDRVLIDDLSFTLPRNGIVGVIGPNGVGKSTLFKTIVGLEPLSGGELKVGETVKISYVDQNRAGLDPNKNLWEAVSDGLDFIEVAGVEVPTRAYVASFGFKGSDQQKLTGVLSGGERNRLNLALTLKQGGNLLLLDEPTNDLDVETLESLENALIQFPGCAVVVSHDRWFLDRVATHILAWEGDDENPARWYWFEGNFQSYQENKVERLGEEASRPHRLHRKLTRV from the coding sequence TTGGCTGAATTCGTATATCAGATGATCAAGGCGCGCAAGGCCTTCGGCGACCGCGTGATCCTCGACGACGTGACCCTGAGCTTCCTGCCGGGCGCGAAGATCGGCGTGGTGGGCCCCAACGGCATGGGCAAGTCCACACTGCTCAAAATCATGGCCGGCATCGAAACCGTGAGCAACGGCGAGGCATCCCTCACCCCCGGCTTCACGGTCGGCATCCTGCAGCAGGAGCCGCCGCTGGACGACACCAAAACCGTGGGCGAGAACATCAAGATGGCCTTCGGCGAGATCGCCCAGAAGGTGGCGCGCTTCAACGAAATCGGCGAGGAGATGGCGAATCCCGACGCCGACTTCGACGCGCTAATGGACGAGATGGGCAAGCTGCAGAACGACATCGACGCCGCGGACGGCTGGGATCTCGACTCACAGCTCGAGCAGGCGATGGACGCGCTGCAGTGCCCCGACCCGGACACTCCGGTGAACGTGTGCTCCGGTGGCGAGCGCCGCCGTGTGGCCCTGTGCAAGCTGCTGCTCGAGGCTCCCGACCTGCTGCTGCTCGACGAGCCCACCAACCATCTGGACGCCGAGTCGATCCTGTGGCTGGAGCAGTTCCTGCACCAGTACAAGGGTGCCGTCATCGCCGTCACCCACGACCGCTACTTCATGGACAATGTGGCCGAGTGGATCTGCGAGGTCGACCGCGGCCACCTCTACCCCTACAAGGGCAACTACACCACCTATCTGGAGACCAAGGCGAAGCGTATGGAGATCCAAGGCGCCAAGGACGCCAAGCTCGCCAAGCGTCTGAAGGACGAGCTCGACTGGGTGCGCTCCTCCCCCAAGGCCCGCCAGGCCAAGAACAAGGCCCGTCTGGAGCGTTACGACCAGATGGAGCAGGAGGCGCGCAACAACAAGAAGCTCGACTTCTCCGAGATCCAGATTCCGGCCGGCCCCCGTCTGGGCTCCATGGTGCTCGAGGCCAACCATATCCACAAGGCCTTCGGCGACCGCGTGCTCATCGACGATCTGAGCTTCACGCTGCCGCGCAACGGCATCGTCGGCGTGATCGGCCCCAACGGCGTGGGCAAGTCCACGCTGTTCAAGACGATCGTCGGCCTGGAGCCGCTCTCCGGCGGCGAACTGAAGGTCGGCGAAACCGTGAAAATCAGCTACGTGGACCAGAACCGCGCCGGCCTCGACCCGAACAAGAACCTGTGGGAGGCCGTCTCCGACGGTCTCGACTTCATCGAGGTCGCCGGCGTCGAGGTGCCGACCCGCGCCTATGTGGCGAGCTTCGGATTCAAGGGCTCCGACCAGCAGAAGCTCACGGGCGTGCTCTCCGGCGGCGAGCGCAACCGTCTGAATCTGGCGCTGACCCTCAAGCAGGGCGGCAATCTGCTGCTGCTCGACGAACCCACCAACGATCTGGACGTCGAGACGCTGGAAAGCCTTGAGAACGCGCTGATCCAGTTCCCCGGCTGCGCCGTGGTCGTCTCCCACGACCGTTGGTTCCTCGACCGCGTCGCCACGCATATCCTCGCGTGGGAGGGCGATGACGAGAATCCGGCCCGCTGGTACTGGTTCGAGGGCAACTTCCAGTCCTATCAGGAGAACAAGGTGGAGCGTCTGGGCGAGGAAGCGTCGCGCCCGCACCGTCTGCACCGCAAGCTGACCCGCGTCTGA
- a CDS encoding DEAD/DEAH box helicase gives MSGDLNAVDAPAKTFAELGVPQPLVRVLATDGKTTAFPIQADTLADSLSGRDLLGRGRTGSGKTLAFAIPLVARLNDETSVTELAMQEFEQLRNIKDNDARRKAMLPHPRGLVLAPTRELVNQIDEVIRPLADAYGMSTATIYGGVKYSRQIAELRDGADIIVACPGRLEDLLRQNALSLESVEITVLDEADEMADMGFLPAVTRLLEQVDADGQRMLFSATLDHGVDKVVKRFLTDARVHAVDDADAQVDTMTHHVFAVSQGNKHEVIRELASGKGKRILFTRTKFQAKNMAKKLVDQGIPAVDLQGNLNQNQRDRNLAAFSSGEVRVLVATDVAARGIDVSDVEMVVQTEPPEDPKSFLHRSGRTARAGEKGDVVTLVLPNQERGTRSMMRRAGIQVRCETITPNSPVLEELVGEHAPLVHGWTLSVPVTNPSAGRSRRRKGSGSYGKNAGGQYRKTSGAERKRSAEGLKSRDDRAAGGKVGKYDNRKSTASTEQRREGKRSQQWSDWNTDSHGSRDSRDSRGENGRGGRRSAAGFRSSRSGKRAAAPFRAGR, from the coding sequence ATTTCCGGAGATCTGAACGCCGTCGACGCCCCCGCGAAAACCTTCGCCGAGTTGGGCGTTCCCCAGCCGCTGGTGCGCGTGCTTGCCACCGACGGTAAAACCACCGCGTTTCCCATCCAGGCCGACACTCTGGCCGATTCGCTGTCGGGCCGCGATCTGCTCGGCCGTGGCCGCACCGGTTCCGGCAAAACGCTCGCCTTCGCGATTCCGCTGGTCGCCCGTCTGAACGACGAGACCAGCGTGACCGAACTGGCCATGCAGGAATTCGAACAGCTGCGCAATATCAAAGACAACGACGCGCGTCGCAAGGCGATGCTGCCCCACCCCCGCGGCCTGGTGCTGGCCCCCACCCGCGAACTGGTCAACCAGATCGACGAGGTGATCCGCCCGCTCGCCGACGCCTACGGCATGAGCACCGCCACCATCTACGGCGGCGTCAAATACAGCCGTCAGATCGCCGAGCTGCGCGACGGTGCCGACATCATCGTCGCCTGCCCAGGCCGACTCGAGGATCTGCTGCGCCAGAACGCGCTTTCGCTCGAATCCGTGGAGATCACCGTGCTTGACGAGGCCGATGAGATGGCCGACATGGGCTTCCTGCCCGCGGTCACCCGCCTGCTCGAACAGGTGGACGCCGACGGCCAGCGCATGCTGTTCTCCGCCACGCTCGATCACGGCGTCGACAAGGTGGTCAAGCGCTTCCTCACCGACGCACGCGTGCATGCGGTCGACGATGCCGACGCGCAGGTCGACACCATGACCCATCACGTGTTCGCCGTCTCCCAGGGCAACAAGCATGAGGTGATCCGCGAGCTCGCCTCCGGCAAGGGCAAGCGCATCCTGTTCACCCGCACCAAATTCCAGGCCAAGAACATGGCCAAGAAGCTCGTCGACCAGGGCATTCCCGCGGTCGACCTGCAGGGCAATCTCAACCAGAACCAGCGCGACCGCAATCTGGCCGCGTTCTCCAGCGGCGAGGTGCGCGTGCTGGTCGCCACCGACGTGGCCGCTCGCGGCATCGACGTGAGCGATGTGGAGATGGTGGTGCAGACCGAGCCGCCGGAGGATCCCAAGTCCTTCCTGCATCGTTCCGGCCGCACCGCTCGCGCCGGCGAGAAGGGCGATGTGGTCACGCTGGTGCTGCCGAACCAGGAGCGCGGCACCCGTTCGATGATGCGTCGCGCCGGCATTCAGGTGCGTTGCGAGACGATCACCCCGAATTCGCCGGTGCTTGAGGAGCTCGTCGGCGAGCATGCGCCGCTGGTGCACGGCTGGACGCTGAGCGTTCCGGTGACCAATCCTTCCGCGGGCCGTTCGCGCCGACGCAAGGGGTCCGGCTCGTACGGCAAGAACGCCGGCGGACAGTACCGCAAGACGTCCGGCGCCGAACGCAAGCGTTCCGCCGAGGGTTTGAAGTCGCGCGACGACCGCGCCGCTGGCGGCAAGGTCGGCAAATATGACAACCGCAAGTCCACCGCAAGTACCGAGCAGCGCCGCGAAGGCAAGCGATCGCAGCAGTGGAGCGATTGGAACACCGACTCCCACGGCTCACGTGACTCGCGTGATTCGCGCGGCGAAAACGGGCGGGGCGGCCGTCGTTCCGCCGCCGGATTCCGCTCGTCGCGCTCCGGCAAGCGCGCCGCCGCACCCTTCCGCGCCGGTCGCTGA
- the xylA gene encoding xylose isomerase — protein MGLWDIDKIEYVGREQGPQEGLAFHYYDADKVVAGKKMKDWMRFGVAWWHTFDQELVDPFGTGTSHRPWYGKYSNPMDEALAKVDYAFEFFTKLGAEFFCFHDRDIAPEGDTLRETNANLDKVVDKIEENMKSTGVKLLWNTSSLFTNPRFVSGASTSPFADIYAYSGGQLKHSLEIAKRLGAENYVFWGGREGYENLWNTQMQREQAHMAQFFHMCHEYAKEIGLDAQFLIEPKAKEPTMHQYDFDAATAIAFLKTYDIDFMKLNLEGNHANLAGHTYQHEIRTAREAGVLGSLDANQGDKLIGWDMDEFPTDLYETTTVMWEVLDEGSIGPKGGLNFDAKPRRTSFYAEDLFRSHIAGMDTFAAGLLIADKMHQDKFIQNLQAERYSSYDSGIGKDIDEGKVTLADLETYSLDKPQSELIAATKSDHLESIKATINNYMLETLANA, from the coding sequence ATGGGTCTGTGGGATATCGACAAGATCGAGTACGTCGGCCGCGAGCAGGGTCCGCAGGAGGGCCTCGCCTTCCATTACTATGACGCCGACAAGGTCGTCGCCGGCAAGAAGATGAAGGACTGGATGCGTTTCGGCGTCGCTTGGTGGCACACCTTCGATCAGGAGCTGGTCGATCCGTTCGGCACCGGCACCTCGCATCGTCCGTGGTACGGCAAGTACTCCAACCCGATGGACGAGGCCCTCGCCAAGGTGGACTACGCCTTCGAGTTCTTCACCAAGCTCGGCGCCGAGTTCTTCTGCTTCCATGATCGCGACATCGCCCCCGAAGGCGACACCCTGCGCGAGACCAACGCCAACCTCGACAAGGTCGTGGACAAGATCGAGGAGAATATGAAGTCCACCGGCGTCAAGCTGCTGTGGAACACCTCCTCCCTGTTCACCAACCCGCGCTTCGTCTCCGGCGCCTCCACCTCGCCGTTCGCCGACATCTACGCCTACTCCGGCGGCCAGCTGAAGCACTCCCTCGAAATCGCCAAGCGTCTGGGTGCCGAGAACTACGTGTTCTGGGGCGGCCGCGAAGGCTACGAGAACCTGTGGAACACGCAGATGCAGCGCGAGCAGGCCCACATGGCCCAGTTCTTCCACATGTGCCATGAGTACGCCAAGGAGATCGGCCTGGACGCCCAGTTCCTGATCGAGCCGAAGGCCAAGGAACCCACGATGCACCAGTACGACTTCGATGCCGCCACCGCCATCGCCTTCCTGAAGACCTACGACATCGACTTCATGAAGCTCAACCTCGAGGGCAACCACGCCAACCTGGCCGGCCACACCTACCAGCACGAGATCCGCACCGCCCGTGAGGCCGGCGTGCTCGGCTCGCTGGACGCCAACCAGGGCGACAAGCTCATCGGCTGGGATATGGACGAGTTCCCGACCGACCTGTACGAGACCACCACCGTGATGTGGGAGGTGCTCGACGAAGGCTCCATCGGCCCCAAGGGCGGCCTGAACTTCGACGCCAAGCCGCGTCGTACCTCCTTCTACGCCGAGGATCTGTTCCGCTCGCACATCGCCGGCATGGACACCTTCGCCGCCGGTCTGCTCATCGCCGACAAGATGCATCAGGACAAGTTCATCCAGAACCTGCAGGCCGAGCGTTACAGCTCCTACGATTCCGGCATCGGCAAGGACATCGACGAGGGCAAGGTCACCCTGGCCGACCTCGAGACCTACAGCCTCGACAAGCCGCAGTCCGAGCTCATCGCCGCGACCAAGTCCGATCACCTTGAGTCCATCAAGGCCACGATCAACAACTACATGCTCGAAACTCTTGCCAACGCGTGA